Within the Pseudorasbora parva isolate DD20220531a chromosome 20, ASM2467924v1, whole genome shotgun sequence genome, the region TTCcatccatttcttttactgatAAAATGGTGTGCGTAAGATGTCATCCCTAAAAAAAGCACATTGTCTCAAGTTTTGTTAGTAAAAATAGCCCTCGAGTCGTTTCCATACGTAATTTTGCATATATTGCAAATTATTTTGTATCTTTCACGTCCCAAATACAAAGTTTTTGATTGGCAAGATTCGATAAGaatctcttctgctcatcaaggctgcatttatttgattaaaaatacagaaaaaaaacgatagcattgtgaaatattattaaaatgtagaATAAATGATTTCgatgtgaatatattttaaaatgtaatttatttctttgaattttcagcatcatgatccttcagaaatcattctgatattaaacatttatgattattattagtagttGTGCTCTTAGTACACCCAAAAAACACTTAATACTATCTCTTTAAGAGCAGATGCGTTGAGATCAGATGTGTATaaatccaaacttttgactttgTGACGGCATTAACATGAGCTGCAGAACATTATTCGGATTAATCCGTTTTATTGCACCGCTATCATCAAAAAATGAACACGATCTGTAAGTGCGCAGCTCGAGGGCTAACACCAGGTGACGTGTGTAGCACTTTGTTTCCtgcacactgtgtgattttaatgtttttttgttttgttttatttaataaaaataaaaaaatcctttgcgactgttgcttgtcagactgtacgaacatgaccgccgctgtaagccatgtcccgctgtaagatctcagttgttattaatgtcagactgtacgaacatgatcgccgctgtaagccatgtcccgctgtaagatctcagttgttattaatgtcagactgtacgaacatgatcgccgctgtaagccatgtcccgctgtaagatctcagttgttattaatgtcagactgtacgatggTGAATGCGCGCTAAAAACGAACGCacgcaagaaaactcgtccggagttttatatcatcaatgaatgccgcgttcggtgacagtgagctgaaatgctggctacaaagaagtctctagctctcgttttggtcataagCCCTATTCGCACAGGATTAGTTTTATCTGCGGATCTCTGGTGAtgtgtaataattgcagagagtgtctgtgatcttaatcccgtgcgaatcggccatgtctgtcatttgtaaagtaaaaattcccccgcaaatgacCGGCCATATTTCGCTGAACGCCGAGGTCCTGTGATCGTAGTCCCGTGCGACTCGgcatctgtgatttggccaggattaggcggaccggatatcatttttgcaaggtttctttcacatttctatctttatctttcacgaagaatggagGCTGCATTCATTGTGCGCACTGTTATGAATTcccgcacggattatactttcactttagaatgaggaccaatttgggagcaaatAGGTTAAAtttggtgtgtttaatattaacatatatactattcttaatgaaaaacagaaaaaaagaatagtacaatgacaagctcgcttaaacgggcgcttttacatttagctctGAAACTGAATCCTCCGCCGTATAtcgtcagcttctcactcgcgataaatgaaatctgactcctgctcagtttttaattttagcgtctgttctctaactgaacgaaattattttcattactataaaactatcaaaacgatatagatagatatgactgtttatgatttcatacatcTATAACGAAAAAATGACATCCGGGaaaaagtcagtaaattcgagtacgATCACaggcttatcccgtgcgaatgcgccacgtgaaactcagatgtgggagtcatttctaaatcactaATCCTGTGCGAATAGTTTGTCCTGAAAAAACGAGATATTTGACGATTGTCGTAGAAGAAGTCACATCGCAGGATTGTGATGAAGTCACTTGTCATGTGACTGAGGTCAAATTtggtcattaatcggctgccggggAATATGCCAACCTAACGATGAAAGACGTCACATTTTATTCTACGATCAGAGGAAActtttaggatttgcaaaatttgtctcagacggccaaaatcgcacagtgtgcagtgcacccggctttagtcGACTCTAAAGTCGTGACAGAAATGACAAATGTCGACGAACGCGCGTGTGTTCTGTGTGTTCCTCTGACGGGGCTCTGCTTTCACTCTGGACTGACTCTTCTTGTCTCCTGAAGGGGTTGTTAGACACCCTTTTGGAAGGCATCCGGACACGTGGGAGGCAGGAGGATCCCATCTGTCCCCCCTCCTCTGCCCCGCCCCCTCCGGTGTGAAGCTCCGCCCCCCTCGTAACACGGTGAGTTTGTGTTCAGACCTTTTCTATATCACACACATCTAAGTgtgttaagtaagggataatgtacacccagccggttatcgcagaataaaccccgacagagcgATCAGGACCCTGATGTGAAGCGGaggtacattatcccgcttattgcagggctactagtctcaaataaattagacaaaatattgtctcgattaaatatttgattagctcttccgcaaagcttccgcgaagaaaaacagttccagactgctttaagcctttatctatcgctgctaaatgttgaaaatgaatgctgaaagggttagttcagccaaaaatgaaaccaagcctctgatttactcgccctcaggtcattataggtgtttatgacattcttctgtcagacaaatacaatcagagttatatttaaaaagtccaggctaacgttaatcagctgtccgtcaaataacgtgctccactcgactccgatgggttaatagagccttctgattccaatcgatgcgtttgtgtcagaaaaatatccatatttaaaacgttataaaggaaacccgccttgaggtcttccattgtagcccacggctgtttaagccacaagatggcgccagcgttaagcacagaagtagaaccggtcaggataactcgcagtacccggatgagcggtgtgtgttatctgggaataacgtaccgctggaatgcgcgattgaccaatcagaatcaagtatttcacagagccgtgtaataaatatatgtaaaGGCTTTAATTGAAGTGAGTCGTATCAGATTGTAAAGGAAAAGCATGCAAACGCTGTTTTTAGTGGCTACATAACTCGCATAATCTCATTTGCATTATTCTGCAATAGGTAAAATAGTCATAACCACCAACAATACAGAGTTCGCAATATCATTTGATTCGCCACGATCTGAAAAAACAATGTAGTTGATCATTTATACAGTGCTATAGCTGgaccacagacagacagatcctgTGATGAGTGTATTTGACATGTCTCGCTGTTTTGTGTTCATGATCTCTATGCGGGAGAGACGCGAGTGTGTCATGTGACTGCTCTGAGTCAGACGCAGACGGACCACAGGAGCCCGTAagtaactcacacacacacacacacacacacactcatcatcATCAGTACGTCTGTATGTTTTCAGTGTGAGTTATAGTTTGATGTTTTTCTCTTGTATTAAAGCAAAAGATGTTTTCTGAAACCTGTCTTGgtgtttttaatgtttgatgTGATTGTGGGCAACGGTTTACTGATTTATTGGATGTTAAATGTAGCACACACACGCTATATCCactagggctgggtattgacaCACATCATGATTTGATTCAATTTCGATTTGGATGTATATCTGGGAAAATACATGGCACATTTAATGGTGTCatcaactggcttttaaaaaaaaaattatactgttgtctgaggtcaactaatgacgctcgtgtggtttttacattcagaaacatcataacaaatcagtaataggctattttctgcactggttctgatgggcgtgtcactggagacttggatgtaaacgcccacggctaggattggataagatttgcatatttaatgagcttcagctcctgtcagttcacatgagggataGATTTGAAAGCCGGAATGATTCTTACAGGACTCGCTAAACGTCCTTATCAAACTAACACagtgatttatctctcatccacacgcgattgattggaatattatttttgtgttaCTTGGCCGACCTGATCgatggatataagcgtgaaccgctCGCTCTTCAAATATCAGGTCAAGAGAGTAAACAACGCAGATCAAGATGATATTgttttcactatttaagattcaccggctaccgacgggcttacgttttggtaaaACACCAAGTCTGATCCCGATTttcaatgaaccaacaaataaaggattctccatccTGTGACAGTGTGCTGAGGTATTTTCTGTTAGACACACATAATCAATAccatctgtaacaatgcaatactatcgcatataaaaacatgttttactcacgtaagtgtgttgcaccattcctgtcggatccgaTACAGAAGCACAGCATTGGGTTTTAATATCTGCAAATCCAGCTTGACCTGAGGTTTGGTTACAAGCGATTATCTCACTATCTCCGACGTGTTTATTGCTCGTTTAGCTGCACAAGGTGGTGGGCGgagctacagaagcaggcggtgggcggggctacagaagcatgcgtacatttatctgtagaggcGGAGTTTCCCTCGTCTAATACGTCACTGATTTGAGATCCttattttctgggcctggtgtctataaaagcttttctttgactaacaaagacgttttcagctctgacacttacaggatattatatcacgatgaccttttatatatctaAGGCTCAAGGAAAagatgatttctcaattcatcagccCTTTGAACTTTAAAGGTCAGCCAGTCAGTCAAACCTCATAACTCCGCCTCTATCGTGCATAAAGTGCCACATCTCTGCTGGTTTGCAAAGCAATTGTAAATAaagaacttttattttatataagtaCAGCATTTTCTTGACTCGAGAGTCACATATGAGTGATGTATTTGGGGAGCAGAGTGGCTTAGTCCAGCATTTGTCATGGAATCACAGCTAATACTGTCCCAAGTCTCTTTAATAACATGAGATTTCAGCCAAATGACAAAAAATCTGAGCCCCCAAATATCTACAGTAAACTTTATGACTAAATAAATAATGGATGAAAAGAAAATGCAAAAACCTCATAAAGAAATGTAGTTTATGATACACAGGTAGAAATATTGACACACAAATGAGTTTAACACACGTGGTTCATACGCGGTTATAAATCTCAGAGAAGGCTTCATGAATTCGGCTCCGGCTCGTGTTCATCCCACAGGGCTTTCCGGATGTGCTCTGGGATCTGTTCAACCGCAGTCtatcaacaacacacacacgttatcaAACCGACACATACTGCGCTTGGAACATCACactagtctgtgtgtgtgatggcgtTACCTTGGTGACCTCCATGGCCACGCCCTCCGGCAGATTCCGCTGAATATACTCCAGATAAACCCGAGCACTCGATCCCGTTATTCGGGAAATCTGAACGGCACAAAGACATCGAAGTTGGAATGACCAGACGTTACagagaaaataattaaatatttataaaatcccATACTTTAACAGAAATttctcattttatatatatattatatatatatatatatatatatatatatatatatatatatagtgtgtgtgtgtgtgtgtgtataaaaatatatacattaattaaatattgcctgtatataatatttttatttattgaccCTTTCCCCacacattttataaaaatattaatataaaatgtatataaaaatagaaattatatatagcctgtatttaataaatatatttgtatttattaaccATATccacacaaaaatacaatttaataaaataattaatataatatataaattgtattaaatataatacataaattgctttatttataaaaggttTAACgtgtatatttttcttaaaatattaatataaattttgATAAATTTATTAAATagaatagttttatttataaaatgtataaaattatatattgttttaatgaaatgtatttattaaatatatataagttgtatttataaaatgtatataaaaatataaattaaatgcataatttaaaaaatatatattgtgtatattgtataaattaaattaaaatatatatttgttttaattaaatgttaatgtattaattacattaataatataaattaattgtttattatatttaatatatgaaatgtatatgaaaataataaactatacatttatttattttatatgtacaaatttgtatatataaaatcccataattttacttttatattgatTATTTTAACAGGAATTTATCACAATCAAAGGGAATTGTAAAGTTGTGATTTCCAGTCTGAGAAGTGTAATATAATGAACATGTTTTAAATTATGCTCAGCTTTAAAATACTGCACAGGCTAGAAATCTAATAATACACATTAAGTATATTAATCGAAAATAAAGTGTGCTCTGTGACCAAACGTGTGTAAGTTGATGGGtcagacggtgtgtgtgtgtgtgtgtgtgtgtttgtgcatgtttttgtgacatgaggacaagtgtgtgtaatgccatgggtatgacacaggtattacaggagagggtgaaatcttttcaaaatgcagaatgttttctttGATCGGTAGTGTGtgtggtgggtaggtttagggtcaggggctgtgtgtgtgtgtgtgtgtgtgtgtgtgtgtgtgtgtgtgtgtgtgtgtgtgtgtgtgatgggtaggtttagggtcagtGTGTGTGGGGTCACCTCGATGCTTCTGAAGTGTGTCCTCATCTCGTACTGGACTCTGTGCTTCTTAAAGATGTGGATGGACTTCAGCAGGGTCAGTTTATCGATGTGCTTGGGCGGCTCAAATCTGGACAGGACACTTAGCCTCAGGtcaaagttttttttgcattttagcAGTTTACTTCAACAATACTCACACTTTCTCCAGGCTGAGGCCGAGCTCTCGAGCTGCCAGAGTGGCGAAAAACTCATAACTGTCCAACACACACCTGTCGTGACCTTTGACCTGCACTGACAGCCTCTGATAGAGAGGGTCC harbors:
- the mrps10 gene encoding small ribosomal subunit protein uS10m, whose product is MAASVTSVKTVRVLSKIINRLLLPVAAEQHQTRLIHTPPSPAVRVTEEPDPLYQRLSVQVKGHDRCVLDSYEFFATLAARELGLSLEKVFEPPKHIDKLTLLKSIHIFKKHRVQYEMRTHFRSIEISRITGSSARVYLEYIQRNLPEGVAMEVTKTAVEQIPEHIRKALWDEHEPEPNS